A genomic window from Triticum urartu cultivar G1812 chromosome 7, Tu2.1, whole genome shotgun sequence includes:
- the LOC125523692 gene encoding LOW QUALITY PROTEIN: LRR receptor-like serine/threonine-protein kinase RGI5 (The sequence of the model RefSeq protein was modified relative to this genomic sequence to represent the inferred CDS: deleted 1 base in 1 codon) → MAHRRGWFLAVALLLTALALRPAAALSSDGRALLSLLPAAPSPVLPSWDPSAATPCSWQGVTCSPQSRVVSLSLPNTFLNLSALPPPLASLSSLQLLNLSTCNISGTIPPSYASLAALRVLDLSSNALYGAIPGELGALSGLQYLFLNSNRFTGAIPRSLANLSALEVLCVQDNLFNGTIPASLGALTALQQLRVGGNPGLSGPIPASLGALSNLTVFGGAATGLSGPIPEELGNLVNLQTLALYDTGLSGPVPAALGGCVELRNLYLHMNKLSGPIPPELGRLQKITSLLLWGNALSGKIPPELSNCSALVVLDLSGNRLSGQVPGALGRLGALEQLHLSDNQLTGRIPAGLQTCSSLTALQLDKNGLSGEIPAQLGELKALQVLFLWGNALSGSIPPSLGDCTELYALDLSKNRLTGGIPDEVFGLQKLSKLLLLGNALSGPLPPSVADCVSLVRLRLGENLLAGEIPREIGKLQNLVFLDLYSNRFTGHLPAELANITVLELLDVHNNSFTGPIPPQFGALMNLEQLDLSMNNLTGEMPASFGNFSYLNKLILSRNMLSGPLPRSVQNLQKLTMLDLSNNSFSGAIPPEIGALSSLSISLDLSGNRFAGELPEEMSGLTQLQSLDLSSNGLHGSISVLGALTSLTSLNISFNNFSGAIPVTPFFKTLSSNSYAGNPSLCESYDGHICASDMVRRTTLKTVRTVILVCAILGSITLLLVVVWILFNRSRRLEGEKATSLSAAGGNDFSYPWTFTPFQKLNFCVDSILECLKDENVIGKGCSGVVYRAEMPNGDIIAVKKLWKTTKEEPIDAFAAEIQILGHIRHRNIVKLLGYCSNKSVKLLLYNYVPNGNLQELLSENRSLDWDTRYKIAVGAAQGLSYLHHDCVPAILHRDVKCNNILLDSKYEAYLADFGLAKLMNSPNYHHAMSRIAGSYGYIAPEYGYTANITEKSDVYSYGVVLLEILSGRSAIEPMVSDSLHIVEWAKKKMGSYEPAVNILDPKLRGMPDQLVQEMLQTLGIAIFCVNPAPAERPTMKEVVAFLKEVKSPPEEWAKTSQQPLIKPGSQEA, encoded by the exons ATGGCGCACCGGCGCGGGTGGTTCTTGGCGGTGGCGCTATTGCTGACCGCGCTCGCGCTCCGGCCGGCCGCGGCGCTGTCGTCAGACGGCCGGGCGCTGCTGTCGCTGCTCCCGGCGGCGCCGTCGCCGGTGCTGCCGTCCTGGGACCCGTCGGCCGCGACCCCCTGCTCGTGGCAGGGGGTCACCTGCTCGCCGCAGAGCCGGGTGGTGTCGCTCTCCCTGCCCAACACCTTCCTCAACCTCTCCGCCCtcccgccgccgctcgcctcgctCTCCTCGCTCCAGCTGCTCAACCTCTCCACCTGCAACATCTCCGGGACCATCCCGCCGTCCTACGCGTCGCTCGCCGCGCTCCGCGTGCTCGACCTCTCGTCCAACGCGCTCTACGGCGCCATCCCCGGCGAGCTCGGCGCGCTCTCCGGGCTCCAGTACCTGTTCCTCAACTCCAACCGCTTTACGGGTGCCATCCCGCGCTCCCTCGCCAACCTCTCCGCGCTCGAGGTGCTCTGCGTCCAGGACAACCTCTTCAACGGCACCATCCCGGCGTCCCTGGGCGCGCTCACCGCGCTCCAGCAGCTCCGCGTCGGGGGCAACCCGGGGCTGTCGGGCCCTATTCCGGCCTCCCTCGGCGCGCTCTCCAACCTCACCGTCTTCGGCGGCGCGGCCACCGGTCTGTCTGGCCCCATCCCGGAGGAGCTCGGCAACCTCGTCAACCTCCAGACGCTGGCATTGTATGACACCGGCTTGTCCGGCCCCGTGCCGGCGGCGCTCGGCGGGTGCGTGGAGCTGCGCAACCTCTACCTCCACATGAACAAGCTCTCCGGGCCGATACCGCCCGAGCTCGGGAGGCTGCAGAAGATCACCAGCCTGCTGCTCTGGGGCAATGCCCTCTCCGGGAAGATCCCGCCGGAGCTCTCCAACTGCTCGGCATTGGTGGTGCTCGACCTATCGGGCAACCGGCTCTCGGGCCAGGTGCCGGGGGCGCTCGGGCGTCTCGGCGCGCTCGAGCAGCTCCACCTGTCGGACAACCAGCTCACGGGGCGCATACCGGCGGGGCTACAGACCTGCAGCAGCCTCACCGCCCTGCAGCTCGACAAGAACGGCCTCTCCGGGGAGATACCGGCGCAGCTCGGGGAGCTCAAGGCGCTGCAGGTGCTGTTCCTCTGGGGCAACGCGCTGTCCGGCTCCATACCGCCGTCGCTGGGCGACTGCACCGAGCTGTACGCGCTG GACCTGTCCAAGAACCGGCTCACCGGCGGCATCCCCGACGAGGTCTTCGGGCTCCAGAAGCTCAGCAAGCTGCTCCTGCTCGGCAACGCGCTGTCGGGGCCGCTTCCTCCGAGCGTCGCCGACTGCGTGTCGCTGGTCCGGCTCCGGCTCGGCGAGAACCTGCTCGCCGGCGAGATACCCAGGGAGATCGGCAAGCTGCAGAACCTGGTGTTCCTGGACCTCTACTCGAACAGGTTCACCGGACACCTCCCCGCCGAGCTCGCCAACATCACGGTGCTGGAGCTGCTCGACGTGCACAACAACAGCTTCACGGGGCCCATCCCGCCGCAGTTCGGGGCGCTCATGAACCTGGAGCAGCTTGACCTCAGCATGAACAACCTCACGGGCGAGATGCCGGCGAGCTTCGGCAACTTCAGCTACCTCAACAAGCTCATCCTCAGCAGGAACATGCTCTCCGGGCCACTGCCCAGGTCGGTTCAGAACCTGCAGAAGCTGACCATGCTGGACCTGAGCAACAACAGCTTCTCCGGCGCGATACCGCCGGAGATCGGTGCGCTGTCAAGCCTGAGCATCAGCCTGGACCTGAGCGGGAACAGGTTCGCCGGCGAGCTGCCGGAGGAGatgtccggcctgacgcagctgcAGTCGCTCGACCTGTCAAGCAATGGCCTGCACGGCAGCATCTCGGTGCTCGGGGCGCTCACCAGCCTGACGTCCCTCAACATTTCCTTCAACAACTTCTCCGGCGCCATCCCCGTGACGCCGTTCTTCAAGACGCTGTCGTCGAACTCCTACGCCGGCAATCCCAGCCTGTGCGAGTCCTACGACGGGCACATCTGTGCGTCAGACATGGTTCGCCGGACCACACTCAAGACCGTCAGGACAGTGATCCTCGTCTGCGCCATTTTAGGCTCGATCACTCTCTTGCTTGTGGTGGTCTGGATCCTGTTCAACAGAAGCAGGAGGCTCGAGGGCGAGAAGGCGACGAGCCTGTCGGCCGCCGGCGGCAACGACTTCTCCTACCCGTGGACGTTCACGCCGTTCCAGAAGCTCAACTTCTGCGTGGACAGCATCCTGGAGTGCCTCAAGGATGAGAATGTGATCGGCAAAGGCTGCTCGGGGGTCGTGTACAGAGCGGAGATGCCCAACGGCGACATCATCGCCGTGAAGAAGCTCTGGAAGACGACCAAGGAGGAGCCGATCGACGCGTTCGCCGCCGAGATTCAGATACTGGGTCACATCAGGCACCGGAACATTGTCAAGCTGCTCGGTTACTGCTCGAACAAGTCTGTCAAGCTCTTGCTCTACAACTACGTCCCCAATGGTAATCTGCAGGAGCTCCTCAGCGAGAACAGGAGCCTGGACTGGGACACACGGTACAAGATCGCGGTCGGGGCGGCGCAGGGGCTGTCCTACCTGCACCATGACTGCGTCCCGGCGATACTCCACCGGGATGTCAAGTGCAACAACATACTGCTCGACTCGAAGTATGAGGCCTACTTGGCCGACTTTGGGCTGGCCAAGCTAATGAACTCCCCCAACTATCATCACGCCATGTCGCGCATCGCCGGTTCTTACGGATACATTGCTCCAG AGTACGGCTACACGGCGAACATCACCGAGAAGAGCGACGTGTACAGCTACGGCGTGGTGCTGCTGGAGATCCTGAGCGGGCGGAGCGCCATCGAGCCGATGGTCAGCGACAGCCTCCACATCGTGGAGTGGGCCAAGAAGAAGATGGGGAGCTACGAGCCGGCGGTGAACATCCTGGACCCCAAGCTGCGCGGCATGCCGGACCAGCTGGTCCAGGAGATGCTGCAGACGCTGGGCATCGCCATCTTCTGCGTGAACCCGGCGCCGGCGGAGCGGCCGACCATGAAGGAGGTCGTGGCCTTCCTCAAGGAGGTGAAGAGCCCGCCGGAGGAGTGGGCCAAGACGTCGCAGCAGCCGCTCATCAAGCCCGGCAGCCAGGAAGCCTGA